The nucleotide window GGCATCGATGGGTTGCGGCGGGGCGTAAGGATCGGCTCCGGTCTTAGCACTCGGGTTGGTGCTTTGGGTTTGTGGGAGCACTTTCACGCTGACTGCCGGAGGTGTTTCGAGACCGCTGAACTCGTTGCTGAGCGTTGCGGCAACGCGCTGCTCAACAGTGCCTGTGCCGTCGTCTTCAACCTGCACGTTGAGACGCTTGCGATCGGCCCGAGAACGAATGTTTGCTCCGCCGACCTCGGAGCGGGTTGTGTGGCTGGCTTTCCGGGCGACATCGACGGGGCGAACCCAGATTGATGCCGGTGAGTTAACGCGGATATGCGTGCGCCCGCGGGGAAGGAATGAAGTGACAAGCAACCACAGGCCCAGAAGCGAGATGAAAATACCGATTGTGACCGCCCACCCATTCACCGGTGCAGAACCGATGAGCTCAAAAACCGGCTCGAGCCACGAATCATAGGTCTCACCCTGGTAGCGGTACCACAGTTCCCGGGCAATCACTCCCGCCAGGGACAGCAGCAGGATCGAGATGATGATGGCCAACCACCGAGCCGCAGGGTTCGACCTCGGCTCGGTGCCAGGGTGTGGCCCAGCTTGTCGCGCCATGTCAGCCGGAAAGAATTCATCGTCCGGCACCGGGTACGTTTGCGAGTTAGCTGGTGCGGTCATAATACTTCTCCACCGGTTCAATCGTGATTTGCTTCAGCGGCGCCGGAGCCGGCGCTGTTGGGTGGTGGACCGGCGTCGGCCGCGGTGGGGCGACTGGACGCAGTCGCTGTGCCGGTGGAACAGCCACCGGGATAAGGGGCTGGCGTTCGACCAAGATCTCTTTCAACGGGGCGCGGGCCGGCAGCGAGACCGGCTCAAGCCGCATCGCACTGTGGATATCCACGGGCTTTAGAGGATGCGCGGGTGCCGCGTACACCGGTGTTATGGTGATCGGCTCTGCGAACACAGGAGCGATGTCTACGGGCGCAGGCGTGCGCGGGGAGCGCACGGGGGTGGGCCGAACGCTGATCGGCATCACATCGCGCTGCGGTGGAATGGCGACCACCCGCAGCGGGCGTGGTTCCGGTGTCATCGGCACACGGACGGGGCCTGGAGCCGGCACTGAAATCTCCGCCAGCGGTTGCGGGTCTGCCACGAAGCCGTTGGTCTGCACCGACGGTGCCTCAGGTACCTCCACGTGCTCCACCTCTGGAGGCGCAGGCACCGTGACATCACGCAGATCCTCGAGCAGCGAACGTGCTTCAATCGGCGTGAGCGGCACGCGCTCCTTGGTCACAGGTGACGTGACCTCCGACGACGAAATGCGGATTGGTGTCGGTTGTACGGCAGCGTAATGGTGCGTGACCTCATCCCAAGTCACGCGGCCCCCGTCTGCATCAGCTTCAACGTTGGCAACGGTGACCTTGACTTTCGAAACATCAAGGCCGCAAAGCGTACGCACGTGAGCGATGATCGTTGCTCGCACTGCATCGGTGATAGCTGCAACGGGTGCCGGATACGTGGTTGCGATCTCGGTTTCAATCGCAGCGATGCCGAGGGCGCGATCCAAGTGGACGTCGACACGCGGAAAGCTTCGGCCGGCGAGCCCGGCCAGCTTGGCATCGAGTGCGCGCACGCCGGGCACCGTGAGCACCGCAGCGTTAGCCACGCGCTCTACCGCCTTCTCGCTGATGTGGTAGAACGACGTGTCCATTAGCCTCTGCCCCTACCGGAGATAGGACTCACGATGCGGGCGAGGTCCAAGCGGCCGTCGAGCTGCGCGCCGACAACGCCGCCGATGGCGGTGAAGAGGAGCAGCCATAGCAGCCCGGTCGCACCGCCGAAGGTGACAAAGAAAGCGACAACAATACCGATGATCACACCGGTGACGGCTTTGTTTGCAAAGAGATTCATGTTTGCACCAAGTTTCGGGGGGTTAATCGTCGGCGGCGCGAGCATCTGCTACCACCACATCGACAAAAGGCAGGGCGGTTGCCGAGACAACGGCGTCACGAACCTCGTCGGCGACCGCCAGGATCTCCCGGCGGGAGGTCAAATCGAAGACGATATGGATCTCGAGTCCAGTCACCTCACCGCGGTGGGCGGGACGCAAACCTTCGATTCGCTCGCCCGGCAGCAATAGCGCGACCTCGCCGACTCGACCGCCGTGAAGTCCCGCCACGCCGGGGACGGCAACCGCCGCTTCGCGGGCTGCCTCCCCCTGTTCGCGGGTTACGGAGGTCTGCGCCATGACTACTGTGCCAGCTGCGGGTTGGTGTTCGAAGCCTGGTAGTTAGCCGGCTCGTCGTACTGCTCGACCTGGTTCTGTTCCTGCTCAGGCAGGTGAACGTCGTGGACGGTGACATCGACGCGGTCCACAATCAGGCCGGTCATACGAGTGATAGCGACGGTGACGTTCTCGCGGATAGCGTTCGCCAGCTCGTGGATTGCCACGCCGTACTCAGCGATGATGGCGACCGCGACGGAGACGTGACCTTCCTGCACTGCGACGTTCACGCCCTGCTGGACGTTGGTGGAGGAGGTGAAAGTGTCGCGGACTGCGCCCCACATACGGGCTGCGCCACCGCCGAGGTTGTTCACACCGGAGACCTCGCGAGCCGCAATGCCGGCGATCTTGCCCACAACGTTGTCATCGATAACGGTGGTGCCGTGGTCGGTCTCCAGGTTCTCGTTGCGCGGGCGGATCTGCTCCGGCTCGACTGCGGAGGAGGTGGAGGCTGAGTCAGCCGGATTGTTGACCGGGTTGTTTGCCGGGTTGTTGGCCTGGCTGCTCGAGGCCGGGTTGGACTTGCTCTGCTCGTTCACGGTGTTCGGGGTAGCCGGGGTGTTTTGACGCACGTTGTTGTCAGCCATGACAATCCTCTCCGTATGGATTCGTTGTGGGTTGCGTACCTAACAAATAGTACCCAAAATTGCGCGGCTAGCTCCGGGATGCGGTTTCCAATGGGCCGTCGACAAGCAACTTGCTTTCGCGCGACCACTGTGTTTAACTATCCGGGTTGCCTTGACATGGCCTGCTTGAACGTAGGCGATGGCGGGGTGACCATGACACCTTCGTAAACGAGGGCCCTTTCGCGAGGGACCGGTGAAGGGCCATGGCAAATAAACAGCGGCAGTACGCAAGGGTCACGCACCCTTCCGAGCCTGACATGCGAAAGCACTGACATGCCCGCGCGCGTTTGTTTGCAGCGCCCGCATTCACCTTTCGTTTTACGTGTCGTGGCAGTCAAAACGACACTGGCGTTGAGCCAAGGGCCCAGCCCGGACAACGTTATAGAGAAACTAGAAGCTACAACCCCACCGCTTCGCGCCCGTTTTGCGGGAGTTCGAACGTGGGGATGCGAGGAAGAGGTAAGCGTGGCGGGACAGAAGATCCGCATCAGGCTCAAGGCCTACGACCACGAAGCGATCGACGCATCTGCGAAGAAGATCGTTGAAACGGTCACCCGCACGGGTGCCCGCGTCGTTGGACCGGTGCCGTTGCCCACTGAAAAGAACGTGTACGCCGTTATCCGTTCTCCGCACAAGTACAAGGATTCTCGCGAGCACTTCGAGATGCGCACTCACAAGCGCCTCATCGATATTCTCGATCCGACGCCGAAGACCGTCGACGCGCTCATGCGTATCGACCTCCCGGCCAGCGTTGATGTGAACATCCAGTAAGCACCAGAGATTCCCAACTGTTAGTGGAGAACTGATACATGTCTGATAACCAGATCAAGGGCATTCTGGGCAAGAAGATCGGCATGACCCAAATCTTCGACGAGGACAACCGCGTCATTCCGGTGACCGTCGTCGAGGCTGGGCCGTGCGTGGTCACCCAGATTCGTACCCCAGAGACCGATGGCTACTCCGCCATCCAGATCGCTTACGGCGACATTGATCCCCGTAAGACCAAGAAGCCGCAGGCTGGCCACTACAAGAAGGCTGGCGTGAACCCGCGTCGCTACGTCGCGGAGATCCGTATGGACGACACCTCCGAGTACGAGGTCGGCCAGGAGTTCAACGCCACCATCTTCGACGGCGACACTTTCGTCGACGTTGTTGGCACCACCAAGGGTAAGGGCTACGCAGGTGGCATGAAGCGCCACGGCTTTGCCGGCCAGGGTGCCGCACACGGTAACCAGGCCTCCCACCGTCGCGTGGGCTCCATCGGCCAGGCCGCAACGCCGGGCCGCGTGTTCAAGGGCAAGCGCATGGCTGGCCGCATGGGCGGTAACCGAGTTACTACCCAGAACTTGAAGATCCAACGCATCGACGGCGACAACAACCTGATCCTGATCAAGGGCGCCATCCCTGGCGCCAAGGGCAGCGTTGTTACCGTCAAGACCGCAGTGAAGGGCGGTGCTCACGCATGACGAACCTGACGCTCGACGTCCACACCGCCGACGGCAAGACCAACGGTTCCGTTGAGCTTCCGGCAGAACTTTTTGACCGCGAAGCATCCATCCCCCTGATGCACCAGGTTGTCACCGCACAGCTGGCAGCTGCACGTCAGGGCACCCACTCCACCAAAACCCGCGGCGAAGTCCGCGGCGGTGGTAAGAAGCCGTTCCGCCAGAAGGGCACCGACCGCGCCCGCCAGGGCTCGATCCGTGCGCCGCATTTCACCGGCGGTGGCATTGTCCACGGTCCGAAGCCGCGTTCCTACGCGCAGCGGACCCCGAAGAAGATGATCAAGGCAGCTCTCGCAGGTGCACTGACGGACCGCGCTCGTAA belongs to Corynebacterium glaucum and includes:
- a CDS encoding Asp23/Gls24 family envelope stress response protein; amino-acid sequence: MDTSFYHISEKAVERVANAAVLTVPGVRALDAKLAGLAGRSFPRVDVHLDRALGIAAIETEIATTYPAPVAAITDAVRATIIAHVRTLCGLDVSKVKVTVANVEADADGGRVTWDEVTHHYAAVQPTPIRISSSEVTSPVTKERVPLTPIEARSLLEDLRDVTVPAPPEVEHVEVPEAPSVQTNGFVADPQPLAEISVPAPGPVRVPMTPEPRPLRVVAIPPQRDVMPISVRPTPVRSPRTPAPVDIAPVFAEPITITPVYAAPAHPLKPVDIHSAMRLEPVSLPARAPLKEILVERQPLIPVAVPPAQRLRPVAPPRPTPVHHPTAPAPAPLKQITIEPVEKYYDRTS
- a CDS encoding Asp23/Gls24 family envelope stress response protein, translating into MADNNVRQNTPATPNTVNEQSKSNPASSSQANNPANNPVNNPADSASTSSAVEPEQIRPRNENLETDHGTTVIDDNVVGKIAGIAAREVSGVNNLGGGAARMWGAVRDTFTSSTNVQQGVNVAVQEGHVSVAVAIIAEYGVAIHELANAIRENVTVAITRMTGLIVDRVDVTVHDVHLPEQEQNQVEQYDEPANYQASNTNPQLAQ
- a CDS encoding DUF6286 domain-containing protein; this encodes MTAPANSQTYPVPDDEFFPADMARQAGPHPGTEPRSNPAARWLAIIISILLLSLAGVIARELWYRYQGETYDSWLEPVFELIGSAPVNGWAVTIGIFISLLGLWLLVTSFLPRGRTHIRVNSPASIWVRPVDVARKASHTTRSEVGGANIRSRADRKRLNVQVEDDGTGTVEQRVAATLSNEFSGLETPPAVSVKVLPQTQSTNPSAKTGADPYAPPQPIDAPYPGPQEIQR
- the rplC gene encoding 50S ribosomal protein L3, with amino-acid sequence MSDNQIKGILGKKIGMTQIFDEDNRVIPVTVVEAGPCVVTQIRTPETDGYSAIQIAYGDIDPRKTKKPQAGHYKKAGVNPRRYVAEIRMDDTSEYEVGQEFNATIFDGDTFVDVVGTTKGKGYAGGMKRHGFAGQGAAHGNQASHRRVGSIGQAATPGRVFKGKRMAGRMGGNRVTTQNLKIQRIDGDNNLILIKGAIPGAKGSVVTVKTAVKGGAHA
- the rpsJ gene encoding 30S ribosomal protein S10: MAGQKIRIRLKAYDHEAIDASAKKIVETVTRTGARVVGPVPLPTEKNVYAVIRSPHKYKDSREHFEMRTHKRLIDILDPTPKTVDALMRIDLPASVDVNIQ
- the rplD gene encoding 50S ribosomal protein L4, giving the protein MTNLTLDVHTADGKTNGSVELPAELFDREASIPLMHQVVTAQLAAARQGTHSTKTRGEVRGGGKKPFRQKGTDRARQGSIRAPHFTGGGIVHGPKPRSYAQRTPKKMIKAALAGALTDRARNQRIHLVEDLVPGQTPSTKSARAFIERLTDRKSVLLVIGREDNNSRLSARNLPGVVILEPAQLNTYDVLNADDVIFSVEALNTFINRASNNAVAAAAEEEK